A window of the Tistrella mobilis genome harbors these coding sequences:
- a CDS encoding pyridoxamine 5'-phosphate oxidase family protein: MTGHVVTTEAELDALYGTPVEASLIKEVSGLTAPYRAFVEAAPFFALATVAAEGLDCSPRGDPAGFVRVLDDRTLAIPDRRGNNRIDSLRNIVRDPRVALMFLIPGKGEALRINGRARISTDPALCESFTVDGHLPRTVILVAIDTVYFQCARALIRSGLWTPETWPVTETLPTAGQMLKAARQDFDAAGYDAEAVTRLPRTLY; the protein is encoded by the coding sequence ATGACCGGGCATGTCGTGACCACCGAAGCCGAACTCGATGCACTTTACGGCACCCCGGTGGAGGCGTCGCTGATCAAGGAAGTCTCAGGGTTGACCGCGCCCTATCGCGCCTTCGTCGAGGCGGCCCCGTTCTTCGCCCTCGCCACCGTCGCGGCCGAGGGGCTCGACTGCTCGCCGCGCGGCGACCCGGCCGGCTTCGTGCGGGTGCTGGACGACCGGACGCTGGCCATCCCGGACCGGCGCGGCAACAACCGGATCGACAGCCTGCGCAACATCGTCCGCGACCCCCGTGTCGCCCTGATGTTCCTGATCCCCGGCAAGGGCGAGGCGCTGCGGATCAATGGCCGGGCCCGCATCTCGACCGATCCGGCACTGTGCGAGAGTTTTACGGTCGACGGGCATCTGCCCCGCACCGTGATCCTGGTGGCCATCGACACGGTCTATTTCCAGTGCGCGCGGGCGCTGATCAGGTCCGGGTTGTGGACCCCCGAAACATGGCCGGTCACCGAGACCCTGCCCACCGCCGGGCAGATGCTGAAGGCGGCCCGTCAGGATTTCGACGCCGCCGGCTATGATGCCGAGGCCGTCACTCGCCTGCCGCGCACCCTCTATTGA
- a CDS encoding P1 family peptidase encodes MTQFRPGPLNAITDVPGIKVGQAHDDRLWSGVTVIVPDEPMLAAVDVRGGGPGTRETDALNSASMVQKVHAVVLSGGSAYGLDAASAVMSRLAAQGRGVQIGEAIIPIVPSAILFDLVNGGDKNWGAEPPYRALAGQAMDALGTTVAEGNAGAGYGAKAGAYKGGLGTASIVTAEGHTVGALVACNAFGTPVIPGTPCFWAWPHEIDDEFGGQPLHQLAKPSTHDFTFTPGRPGVPGEVLDTTAAGERAAGATKMPADLDGGDPAAAAAGGNTTIGIVAIDADLTRGEAERIAIMAQDGYARAVRPMHTPFDGDTIFVLATGKRPLANPVVDVARLGMHAADCVARALTRGVYAAETLGRYPGYRSVHGHRLNRAAQGG; translated from the coding sequence ATGACCCAGTTCCGCCCCGGTCCGCTGAACGCGATCACCGACGTCCCCGGCATCAAGGTCGGACAGGCGCATGACGACCGGCTGTGGAGCGGCGTCACCGTGATCGTGCCGGACGAGCCGATGCTGGCGGCGGTGGATGTGCGCGGCGGCGGCCCCGGCACCCGCGAAACCGATGCCCTCAATTCGGCATCGATGGTGCAGAAGGTGCATGCGGTCGTCCTGTCGGGCGGGTCGGCCTACGGGCTGGATGCCGCCTCGGCGGTGATGTCGCGGCTGGCGGCCCAGGGCCGGGGTGTGCAGATCGGCGAGGCGATCATCCCGATCGTGCCGTCGGCCATCCTGTTCGATCTGGTCAATGGCGGCGACAAGAACTGGGGCGCCGAGCCGCCCTATCGGGCGCTGGCCGGCCAGGCGATGGACGCGCTTGGCACGACCGTCGCCGAGGGCAATGCCGGTGCCGGTTACGGCGCCAAGGCGGGCGCCTACAAGGGCGGCCTCGGTACCGCATCGATCGTGACGGCCGAAGGCCACACGGTGGGGGCGCTGGTCGCCTGCAATGCGTTCGGCACGCCCGTCATCCCGGGCACGCCCTGCTTCTGGGCCTGGCCCCACGAGATTGACGACGAGTTCGGCGGGCAGCCGCTGCATCAGCTGGCGAAGCCTTCCACCCACGACTTCACCTTCACCCCGGGGCGCCCAGGCGTGCCAGGAGAGGTGCTGGACACCACGGCTGCCGGGGAGAGGGCGGCCGGGGCGACGAAGATGCCGGCGGATCTGGACGGCGGCGACCCCGCCGCGGCAGCGGCCGGCGGCAACACCACGATCGGCATCGTCGCCATCGATGCGGATCTGACCCGCGGAGAGGCGGAGCGCATCGCGATCATGGCCCAGGACGGCTATGCCCGCGCGGTGCGCCCGATGCACACGCCGTTCGACGGTGATACGATCTTCGTCCTCGCCACCGGCAAGCGACCGCTTGCAAATCCGGTGGTGGACGTCGCGCGGCTCGGCATGCACGCGGCCGACTGCGTCGCCCGTGCCCTGACCCGCGGCGTCTATGCGGCCGAGACGCTGGGACGGTATCCCGGCTATCGGTCCGTTCACGGGCATCGGCTCAATCGGGCCGCGCAGGGAGGCTGA
- a CDS encoding ABC transporter substrate-binding protein: MGTIKPWLAAALLGTAVAFGPAAAFAAKDTFSIGAVLEPPHLDPTAGAAAAIDEVVFINVFEGLVRLDEGGHIQPLLAESWTISDDGLTYTFKLRQGVKFHDGTTFDSADVKFSFERAMAPNSVNAQKSLFAPITAIEAPDASTVVLKLSKPAGQMLFNLTWGDAAIVAPESAGEAEKTRPVGTGPFKFKQWVKGDRVELVRNDDYWGDKVALKEATIKFIADPAAALQAILAGDLDAFSNFPAPENLPQLEADPRFKVAIGTTEGETILAMNNGVKPFNDIRVRRAVSHAIDRQAVIDGQFGYGTPIGSHFSPSAPGYVDLTDRYPYDPAKAKALLAEAGYPDGFKTALMLPPPPYARRGGEIIAAMLAEVGIKAEIVPLEWAQWLDQVFKNKAYGMTIVSHTEPMDIGIYARDNYYFNYKNPAFNELMAKLDTTTDQDERIKLYGDAQRMLAEDAVNAFLFELPQYGVWNAKVEGLWTNRPFQVNDLTKVHWTE; this comes from the coding sequence ATGGGCACCATCAAGCCGTGGCTCGCCGCGGCGCTTCTTGGCACGGCGGTCGCCTTCGGGCCGGCCGCGGCCTTCGCCGCGAAAGACACCTTCTCGATCGGTGCGGTGCTGGAACCGCCGCATCTCGACCCGACCGCGGGTGCCGCGGCGGCGATCGACGAGGTCGTCTTCATCAACGTCTTCGAGGGTCTGGTCCGTCTGGACGAGGGCGGGCACATCCAGCCGCTGCTGGCCGAAAGCTGGACCATCTCGGATGACGGCCTGACCTATACCTTCAAGCTGCGCCAGGGCGTCAAATTCCACGACGGCACGACCTTCGATTCGGCCGACGTGAAGTTCAGCTTCGAGCGGGCGATGGCGCCGAACAGCGTCAACGCGCAGAAGAGCCTGTTCGCGCCGATCACCGCGATCGAGGCGCCGGATGCCTCGACGGTCGTGCTCAAGCTGTCGAAGCCGGCCGGCCAGATGCTGTTCAACCTGACCTGGGGCGATGCCGCGATCGTGGCACCCGAGAGTGCCGGCGAAGCCGAGAAGACCCGGCCGGTCGGCACCGGCCCGTTCAAGTTCAAGCAGTGGGTCAAGGGCGACCGGGTCGAACTGGTCCGCAATGACGACTACTGGGGCGACAAGGTCGCGCTGAAGGAAGCCACCATCAAGTTCATCGCCGATCCGGCCGCCGCGCTGCAGGCGATCCTGGCGGGTGACCTCGATGCCTTCTCGAACTTCCCGGCGCCCGAGAACCTGCCCCAGCTGGAGGCCGACCCGCGCTTCAAGGTCGCGATCGGCACCACCGAAGGCGAGACCATCCTGGCGATGAACAACGGCGTGAAGCCGTTCAACGACATCCGGGTGCGTCGTGCGGTGTCTCATGCCATCGACCGCCAGGCGGTGATCGACGGCCAGTTCGGCTACGGCACGCCGATCGGCAGCCACTTCTCGCCCAGTGCGCCGGGCTATGTCGACCTGACCGACCGCTATCCCTACGATCCGGCGAAGGCCAAGGCGCTGCTTGCCGAAGCCGGCTATCCGGACGGCTTCAAGACCGCGCTGATGCTGCCGCCCCCGCCCTATGCCCGCCGCGGCGGTGAGATCATTGCGGCCATGCTTGCCGAGGTCGGCATCAAGGCCGAAATCGTGCCGCTGGAATGGGCGCAGTGGCTGGACCAGGTGTTCAAGAACAAGGCTTACGGGATGACCATCGTCTCCCATACCGAGCCGATGGACATCGGGATCTATGCCCGCGACAACTACTACTTCAACTACAAGAACCCCGCGTTCAACGAGCTGATGGCAAAGCTCGACACGACCACCGACCAGGATGAGCGCATCAAGCTCTATGGCGATGCGCAGCGGATGCTGGCAGAGGATGCGGTCAACGCCTTCCTGTTCGAGCTGCCGCAGTACGGCGTGTGGAACGCCAAGGTCGAAGGCCTGTGGACCAACCGTCCCTTCCAGGTCAACGACCTGACCAAGGTGCACTGGACCGAGTGA
- a CDS encoding ABC transporter permease — protein sequence MALFLFRRLITLMLTLLVAATVVFVVLEILPGDPASVMLGLNAEPDTVAALRAQLGLDQPLTDRFFGWLGGMIVGDFGRSYTYSVPVTELLADRVAITVPLALFAITLSTLIAIPLGVFAARNHNKLGDVGVMGFSQIGVAVPNFWFALLLIILFAVNLGWTPAGGFPGWDAGIGPALGALLLPAIALALPQAAILARITRSSVLEVLREDYVRTARAKGLDRRAALWRHAVPNALIPVVTILGLQISSLLAGTIIIENVFALPGVGRLIFQAIAQRDLITVKSLVVVIAAVVVFVNFLVDLSYAALDPRLRRGGDML from the coding sequence ATGGCCCTGTTCCTGTTCCGACGGCTGATCACACTGATGCTGACCCTGCTGGTCGCTGCAACGGTCGTGTTCGTCGTGCTCGAAATCCTGCCGGGCGATCCGGCCTCGGTCATGCTCGGCCTGAATGCCGAGCCCGACACGGTGGCGGCGCTGCGCGCACAGCTCGGGCTGGACCAGCCGCTCACCGACCGCTTCTTCGGCTGGCTGGGCGGCATGATCGTGGGCGATTTCGGCCGCTCCTATACCTATAGCGTGCCGGTGACCGAGCTGCTGGCCGATCGCGTCGCGATCACCGTGCCGCTCGCCCTGTTCGCGATCACGCTCTCCACCCTGATCGCCATCCCGCTCGGCGTGTTTGCCGCCCGCAACCACAACAAGCTGGGCGATGTGGGCGTGATGGGCTTTTCGCAGATCGGCGTGGCCGTGCCGAACTTCTGGTTCGCCCTGCTGCTGATCATCCTGTTCGCGGTCAATCTGGGCTGGACGCCCGCCGGCGGGTTCCCCGGCTGGGATGCCGGTATCGGCCCGGCACTGGGCGCGCTGCTGCTGCCCGCCATCGCCCTCGCCCTGCCCCAGGCCGCCATCCTTGCGCGCATCACCCGGTCGTCGGTGCTGGAAGTGCTGCGCGAGGATTATGTGCGCACCGCCCGCGCCAAGGGGCTGGACCGGCGCGCGGCGCTCTGGCGCCATGCCGTGCCCAATGCGCTCATCCCCGTGGTCACCATTCTCGGCCTGCAGATTTCGTCGCTGCTCGCCGGCACGATCATCATCGAGAACGTCTTCGCCCTGCCGGGCGTTGGCCGGCTGATCTTCCAGGCGATCGCCCAGCGCGACCTGATCACGGTCAAGAGCCTGGTGGTGGTCATCGCCGCCGTGGTGGTGTTCGTGAACTTCCTGGTCGACCTGTCCTATGCCGCCCTCGACCCGCGTCTCCGGCGCGGCGGCGACATGCTCTGA
- a CDS encoding NAD(P)-dependent oxidoreductase, producing the protein MTSATDRFAPPSPAAEGTADRPRLDGRRIAMLGLGLMGRPMAVNLARAGAELTVWNRSPAAAEEVSAATGARAAASPAEAAAGADIAIICVTDTTAVEAVLFGADGITAAHPAPRVVIDMGTTDPLATPDIGRRLTEGCGASLIDAPVSGGTRGAEAATLSIMAGGEDAAFDAALPVLQVLGSRITRIGGPGAGQVAKAANQVVVGVVIQAVAEALALAEAAGVDPARVREAMIGGFADGTILRQHGERMVAGNLVPGGKCRIHLKDMVQATRLGDANGLAMPASTLVRDAFARLVEQGRGELDHSALHLLLTDTFRASDDDVAAR; encoded by the coding sequence ATGACCAGCGCCACCGATCGCTTCGCCCCGCCCTCGCCCGCGGCCGAGGGCACGGCCGACCGTCCCCGCCTCGACGGCCGGCGGATCGCCATGCTGGGCCTGGGGCTGATGGGCCGGCCGATGGCGGTCAACCTTGCCCGTGCCGGGGCGGAGCTGACCGTCTGGAACCGCAGCCCGGCCGCAGCGGAAGAGGTCTCGGCGGCGACCGGTGCCCGCGCCGCCGCAAGCCCGGCCGAGGCGGCCGCCGGCGCCGACATCGCCATCATCTGCGTCACCGACACCACGGCGGTCGAAGCCGTGCTGTTCGGCGCCGACGGCATCACGGCGGCCCATCCCGCACCGCGGGTGGTGATCGACATGGGCACCACCGACCCGCTGGCGACGCCCGATATCGGCCGCCGCCTGACCGAGGGCTGCGGCGCCAGCCTGATCGATGCCCCGGTTTCCGGCGGCACCCGCGGCGCCGAGGCGGCGACGCTTTCGATCATGGCCGGCGGGGAAGACGCGGCCTTCGACGCGGCCCTGCCGGTGCTGCAGGTGCTGGGCAGCCGCATCACCCGGATCGGCGGACCCGGCGCAGGCCAGGTCGCCAAGGCGGCAAACCAGGTGGTGGTCGGCGTGGTGATCCAGGCCGTGGCCGAAGCCCTGGCGCTGGCCGAGGCGGCCGGCGTCGATCCGGCCCGGGTGCGCGAGGCGATGATCGGCGGCTTCGCCGACGGCACCATTCTGCGTCAGCACGGCGAACGCATGGTCGCGGGCAATCTGGTCCCGGGCGGCAAGTGCCGCATCCATCTGAAGGACATGGTGCAGGCCACCCGGCTGGGCGATGCCAATGGTCTGGCCATGCCGGCATCGACCCTGGTCCGCGATGCCTTCGCCCGGCTGGTCGAACAGGGCCGCGGCGAGCTCGATCACAGTGCGCTGCACCTGCTGCTCACCGATACGTTCCGCGCCTCTGACGATGATGTCGCGGCACGATAG
- a CDS encoding ABC transporter permease encodes MSQTTTVTIRRPSAAAEIFRRALASRNFVVGGVITLLFLGIAATSLFWTPLDPTKMNVRARLQAPSAANLFGTDQFGRDILSMIMTGAQNSILVGVVAVGIGLTIGTALGCLAAARRGWIEELVMRFSDFAFAFPALLSAVMITALLGPGAVNSILAIGIFNVPVFARITRGAALAVWSREYVMAARLAGKGPVRITLHHVLPNILSIIIVQATIQFALAILAEAGLSYLGLGTQPPTPSWGRMLNEAQTFIYMAPQLAIIPGLAIVFTVLGLNLLGDGLRDVLDPKLRRAR; translated from the coding sequence ATGAGCCAGACCACCACCGTCACCATCCGCCGCCCCTCGGCCGCCGCCGAGATCTTCCGCCGGGCCCTCGCCAGCCGGAACTTCGTCGTGGGCGGCGTGATCACCCTGCTCTTCCTCGGTATCGCGGCGACCTCGCTGTTCTGGACGCCGCTCGATCCGACCAAGATGAATGTCCGCGCCCGTCTGCAGGCGCCGTCGGCGGCCAATCTCTTCGGCACCGACCAGTTCGGCCGCGACATCCTGTCGATGATCATGACCGGGGCGCAGAACTCGATCCTGGTCGGCGTGGTCGCGGTCGGCATCGGCCTGACCATCGGCACCGCGCTCGGCTGCCTCGCCGCCGCCCGGCGCGGCTGGATCGAAGAGCTGGTGATGCGCTTCAGCGACTTCGCCTTCGCCTTCCCGGCCCTGCTTTCGGCGGTGATGATCACCGCCCTGCTCGGCCCCGGCGCGGTGAATTCGATCCTGGCGATCGGCATCTTCAACGTGCCGGTCTTCGCCCGCATCACCCGTGGTGCCGCCCTCGCCGTCTGGTCGCGCGAATACGTCATGGCCGCGCGGCTCGCCGGCAAGGGACCGGTGCGGATCACGCTGCATCATGTGCTGCCCAACATCCTGTCGATCATCATCGTGCAGGCGACCATCCAGTTCGCCCTCGCGATCCTGGCGGAAGCTGGCCTCAGCTATCTGGGCCTCGGCACCCAGCCGCCCACCCCCAGCTGGGGCCGGATGCTGAACGAGGCGCAGACCTTCATCTACATGGCGCCGCAGCTGGCGATCATCCCGGGGCTCGCCATCGTCTTCACCGTGCTTGGCCTGAACCTGCTGGGCGACGGCCTGCGCGACGTGCTCGACCCCAAACTCCGGCGGGCCCGCTGA
- a CDS encoding ABC transporter ATP-binding protein, giving the protein MTATDEPLLSIADLRVTLPTPDGPAPILRGVSFDVAAGQMLGLVGESGSGKSMTALAIMGLLPDKAMVEGSIRLAGEELTRLSEPELCKRRGRNMAMIFQEPMTALNPVKTIGQQVSEGMRLHLGIGRAEADGRARRLLERVGLNAKRFPLDLYPHQLSGGQRQRVMIAAALACEPKLLIADEPTTALDVTIQAQILDLVVELVEEMRMGLVLITHDLGVIAETVDKTAVMYAGSIVEAAPTEPLFAQMGHPYTHGLFAAIPHAHGLEHAADGDGPAHTRPRLATIPGTVPDPRRLPPGCAFAGRCPRSDAACAGDIPWVPLAPDHGVACVHPVAKGEHIPEFAA; this is encoded by the coding sequence ATGACCGCAACCGACGAGCCTCTGCTCTCGATCGCAGATCTCCGGGTGACGCTGCCCACGCCCGACGGCCCGGCGCCGATCCTGCGCGGCGTCAGTTTCGACGTCGCCGCCGGCCAGATGCTGGGCCTGGTGGGCGAAAGCGGCTCCGGCAAATCCATGACCGCGCTCGCCATCATGGGCCTGCTGCCCGACAAGGCGATGGTCGAAGGATCGATCCGGCTGGCCGGCGAAGAGCTGACCCGGCTGTCCGAGCCCGAACTCTGCAAGCGCCGCGGCCGCAACATGGCCATGATCTTCCAGGAGCCGATGACCGCGCTCAACCCGGTCAAGACCATCGGCCAGCAGGTCTCGGAGGGCATGCGCCTGCATCTGGGCATCGGCCGGGCCGAAGCCGACGGCCGCGCCCGGCGGCTGCTGGAACGGGTGGGGCTGAATGCGAAGCGCTTCCCGCTCGACCTCTATCCTCACCAGCTTTCGGGCGGGCAGCGCCAGCGCGTCATGATCGCGGCAGCGCTTGCCTGCGAGCCCAAGCTGCTGATCGCCGACGAGCCGACCACCGCGCTCGACGTCACCATCCAGGCCCAGATTCTGGATCTGGTGGTGGAGCTGGTCGAAGAGATGCGCATGGGGCTGGTGCTGATCACCCATGACCTGGGCGTCATCGCCGAGACGGTCGACAAGACCGCAGTGATGTATGCGGGATCGATCGTCGAGGCCGCGCCGACCGAGCCGCTCTTCGCGCAGATGGGCCATCCCTATACCCACGGCCTGTTCGCCGCCATTCCCCATGCCCACGGGCTGGAACATGCGGCCGATGGCGACGGTCCGGCCCATACCCGGCCGCGGCTGGCGACCATTCCCGGCACGGTGCCCGATCCGCGGCGCCTGCCGCCCGGCTGCGCCTTCGCCGGCCGCTGCCCGCGGTCGGATGCCGCCTGTGCCGGCGACATCCCCTGGGTGCCGCTTGCCCCCGATCACGGCGTCGCCTGCGTCCACCCGGTGGCCAAGGGTGAGCATATTCCGGAGTTCGCCGCATGA